From Nocardioides sp. HDW12B, the proteins below share one genomic window:
- the gatA gene encoding Asp-tRNA(Asn)/Glu-tRNA(Gln) amidotransferase subunit GatA — protein MTNTADLTALSGAEIAAALAAGETTSVEVTQAFLDRIASHDGAIHAYLHVDADGALATAADVDRRRAAGEVLATLAGVPVAVKDLLCTVGQPTTCGSRILDGWVPPYDATVVTRLREAGMPILGKTNLDEFAMGSSTEHSAYGPTRNPWDTDRTPGGSGGGSAAAVSARLAPLAVGTDTGGSIRQPGALTGTVGVKPTYGGVSRQGIVAMASSLDQAGPVTRTVLDAALLHQVMGGHDPLDSTSIDAPVPPVVEAARRGDVAGLRIGVVRELSGEGFQSGVQERFDEAVALLTAAGATVTEVSCPSFAQALATYYLVMPSEVSSNLARFDAMRYGLRSFPEGVDDPSAEQVMAASRDAGFGDEVKRRIILGTYALSSGYYDAYYGSAQKVRALVAADFDAAFAEVDVLMSPTAPTTAFPLGEKLDDPLAMYLQDVATIPANLAGVPGLSLPAGLAEDGLPVGVQFLAPLQADDRLYNAAAALERLLLEQWGGPLAPPEVSR, from the coding sequence GTGACGAACACCGCTGACCTGACCGCCCTCTCCGGGGCGGAGATCGCCGCCGCCCTCGCCGCAGGCGAGACCACCTCGGTGGAGGTGACGCAGGCCTTCCTCGACCGGATCGCGTCCCACGACGGTGCGATCCACGCCTACCTCCACGTCGACGCCGACGGCGCCCTGGCCACCGCGGCCGACGTCGACCGGCGCCGCGCCGCCGGGGAGGTGCTCGCCACGCTGGCCGGCGTCCCGGTCGCCGTCAAGGACCTGCTCTGCACCGTCGGGCAGCCCACGACCTGCGGGTCGCGCATCCTCGACGGCTGGGTGCCGCCGTACGACGCCACCGTGGTCACCCGGCTGCGTGAGGCCGGCATGCCGATCCTGGGCAAGACCAACCTCGACGAGTTCGCGATGGGCTCGTCCACCGAGCACTCGGCGTACGGCCCTACCCGCAACCCGTGGGACACCGACCGCACGCCCGGCGGCTCCGGTGGCGGCTCGGCCGCGGCCGTCTCGGCCCGGCTCGCGCCGCTGGCGGTCGGCACCGACACCGGCGGCTCCATCCGCCAGCCCGGTGCCCTGACCGGCACCGTCGGCGTGAAGCCGACCTACGGCGGGGTGTCGCGCCAGGGCATCGTCGCCATGGCCAGCAGCCTCGACCAGGCCGGTCCGGTGACCCGCACCGTCCTCGACGCGGCGCTGCTGCACCAGGTGATGGGCGGGCACGACCCGCTCGACTCGACCTCGATCGACGCGCCGGTCCCGCCGGTGGTCGAGGCCGCCCGTCGCGGTGACGTGGCCGGCCTGCGCATCGGCGTGGTGCGCGAGCTGTCCGGCGAGGGCTTCCAGAGCGGCGTGCAGGAGCGTTTCGACGAGGCCGTTGCGCTGCTGACAGCGGCGGGCGCCACCGTCACCGAGGTGTCGTGCCCCAGTTTCGCCCAGGCGCTGGCGACGTACTACCTGGTGATGCCGAGCGAGGTGTCGTCCAACCTGGCCCGCTTCGACGCGATGCGCTACGGGCTGCGCTCCTTCCCCGAGGGCGTGGACGACCCGAGTGCCGAGCAGGTGATGGCGGCCAGCCGCGACGCCGGGTTCGGCGACGAGGTCAAGCGCCGCATCATCCTCGGCACCTACGCGCTGTCGTCGGGCTACTACGACGCCTACTACGGCTCGGCGCAGAAGGTACGGGCGCTGGTGGCGGCCGACTTCGACGCGGCGTTCGCCGAGGTCGACGTCCTCATGTCGCCCACGGCGCCGACCACGGCCTTCCCGCTGGGGGAGAAGCTCGACGACCCGCTGGCGATGTACCTCCAGGACGTCGCCACCATCCCGGCCAACCTGGCCGGCGTCCCCGGGCTGTCCCTGCCGGCCGGGCTGGCCGAGGACGGGCTGCCCGTTGGCGTCCAGTTCCTGGCGCCGCTGCAGGCCGACGACCGTCTCTACAACGCCGCCGCGGCGCTCGAGCGACTCCTGCTCGAGCAGTGGGGCGGCCCGCTCGCACCCCCGGAGGTGTCCCGATGA
- the gatC gene encoding Asp-tRNA(Asn)/Glu-tRNA(Gln) amidotransferase subunit GatC yields MPEISRDDVAHLAGLARIQLSEDELDRLGRELPQILESVATVSQALEGRDDVTPMSHPTPLTNVFREDVVRPSLTPEEALSGAPAREGDRFLVPKILGEE; encoded by the coding sequence ATGCCCGAGATCTCCCGCGACGACGTCGCGCACCTCGCCGGCCTGGCCCGGATCCAGCTGTCGGAGGACGAGCTGGACCGCCTCGGCCGCGAGCTGCCCCAGATCCTGGAGTCGGTCGCGACCGTCTCCCAGGCGCTGGAGGGCCGCGACGACGTGACGCCCATGAGCCACCCGACCCCGCTGACCAACGTCTTCCGCGAGGACGTCGTCCGCCCGAGCCTGACCCCCGAGGAGGCGCTCTCCGGCGCCCCGGCCCGCGAGGGCGACCGGTTCCTGGTGCCCAAGATCCTGGGCGAGGAGTGA
- a CDS encoding DinB family protein, translated as MSRFHTLLLDDERAQLEACLDDQRAEIARLLDGLTEEEARRSLVPSLTTLLGLVKHATFVEQVWFPVALGGRTRAEIGVPETVDESFTLTDDDTVASVGERYRRVCEESRTLAAGFGLDDQARHNRRGPLTLRWIHIHLIQELARHAGHGDILREQVLAAR; from the coding sequence ATGAGCCGCTTCCACACCCTTCTCCTCGACGACGAGCGCGCCCAGCTCGAGGCCTGCCTCGACGACCAGCGCGCCGAGATCGCGCGACTTCTCGACGGACTCACCGAGGAGGAGGCGCGCCGGAGCCTGGTGCCGTCGCTCACCACGCTCCTCGGCCTGGTCAAGCACGCCACCTTCGTCGAGCAGGTGTGGTTCCCGGTCGCCCTCGGTGGGCGGACGCGCGCCGAGATCGGTGTCCCCGAGACCGTCGACGAGAGCTTCACCCTGACCGACGACGACACCGTGGCCTCCGTCGGTGAGCGCTACCGCCGGGTGTGCGAGGAGTCCCGCACGCTCGCTGCGGGCTTCGGGCTCGACGACCAGGCACGGCACAACCGCCGCGGACCCCTCACGCTGCGCTGGATCCACATCCACCTGATCCAGGAGCTCGCCCGGCACGCCGGGCACGGCGACATCCTGCGCGAGCAGGTCCTCGCCGCGCGCTGA
- the ligA gene encoding NAD-dependent DNA ligase LigA, which yields MAHAPDPATVPDTAADADVPPEARERHAALAEQLEDARWRYYVLDAPTLSDADFDATMKQLEALEEEHPALRTPDSPSQTVGGAVSTEFTPVDHLERMMSLDNAFSLEELAAWEQRLTREGVSGAAYLCELKVDGLAINLLYEKGRLVRALTRGDGRTGEDVTPNVRTIDGIPTRLTGSGEFPVPDLVEVRGEVFLPAEAFARLNESMADAGKPLFANPRNAAAGSLRQKDPRVTATRALGMVCHGIGARRGFEPTSQSMAYRALAAWGLPASDRAKVVEGLDEVRAFIEHYGEHRHDVEHEIDGVVVKVDDVALQRRLGSTSRAPRWAIAFKYPPEEVNARLLAIEVNTGRTGRVTPFGVMEPTKVAGSTVERATLHNAHEVRRKDVRPGDTVVLRKAGDVIPEIVGPVLPLRPEGLAEWVMPTECPSCGTTLAQQKEGDKDLRCPNHQHCPAQMLDRVFHVAGRGAFDIEGLGSEAAAALLEAGVIADEGDVFDLDETKLLKAPLFTRAPKKGEGEHPVLSANGARLLANLEASKDVPLWRVLVALSIRHVGPTAARALAQEFGSVDALRAASQEQLAAADGVGPTIAEAVIEWFGVEWHVAIVESWAAAGVRMADERDESTPRVLEGLSVVVTGSLPGFSRDEAKEAILARGGKAASSVSKNTAFVVVGDSPGSKYDKAVSLKVPVLDEDGFRVLLDQGPDAAREVAQVPPED from the coding sequence ATGGCTCACGCTCCTGACCCCGCCACGGTCCCCGACACCGCCGCCGACGCCGACGTCCCGCCCGAGGCCCGCGAGCGCCACGCCGCGCTGGCCGAGCAGCTCGAGGACGCCCGCTGGCGCTACTACGTGCTCGACGCACCCACGCTCTCGGACGCCGACTTCGACGCGACGATGAAGCAGCTGGAGGCGCTCGAGGAGGAGCACCCCGCGCTACGCACCCCCGACTCTCCGTCGCAGACGGTGGGGGGAGCGGTGTCGACCGAGTTCACCCCGGTGGACCACCTCGAGCGCATGATGAGCCTCGACAACGCCTTCTCGCTCGAGGAGCTGGCCGCGTGGGAGCAGCGGCTGACCCGCGAGGGCGTGAGCGGCGCGGCGTACCTCTGCGAGCTCAAGGTCGACGGACTCGCCATCAACCTGCTTTACGAGAAGGGGCGGCTGGTGCGCGCGCTGACGCGCGGCGACGGCCGCACCGGCGAGGACGTCACGCCCAACGTGCGCACCATCGACGGCATCCCGACCCGGCTCACCGGCTCGGGGGAGTTCCCCGTGCCCGACCTCGTCGAGGTGCGCGGCGAGGTCTTCCTGCCCGCCGAGGCCTTCGCCCGGCTCAACGAGTCGATGGCCGACGCCGGCAAGCCGCTGTTCGCCAACCCCCGCAACGCGGCGGCCGGGTCGCTGCGCCAGAAGGACCCGCGCGTCACCGCCACCCGGGCGCTCGGCATGGTCTGCCACGGCATCGGGGCGCGTCGGGGCTTCGAGCCGACCTCGCAGTCCATGGCCTACCGGGCCCTCGCGGCCTGGGGGCTCCCGGCCAGCGACCGGGCGAAGGTCGTCGAGGGCCTCGACGAGGTGCGGGCGTTCATCGAGCACTACGGCGAGCACCGCCACGACGTCGAGCACGAGATCGACGGCGTGGTGGTCAAGGTCGACGACGTCGCGCTGCAGCGACGGCTCGGCTCCACGAGTCGCGCGCCGCGGTGGGCGATCGCGTTCAAGTACCCGCCTGAGGAGGTCAACGCCCGGCTGCTCGCCATCGAGGTCAACACCGGCCGCACCGGGCGCGTCACCCCCTTCGGCGTCATGGAGCCCACCAAGGTCGCGGGCTCGACCGTCGAGCGCGCCACCCTGCACAACGCCCACGAGGTACGCCGCAAGGACGTGCGCCCCGGCGACACCGTCGTGCTGCGCAAGGCCGGCGACGTCATCCCCGAGATCGTCGGGCCCGTGCTCCCGCTGCGACCCGAGGGGCTGGCCGAGTGGGTCATGCCCACCGAGTGCCCCTCCTGCGGCACCACGCTGGCCCAGCAGAAGGAGGGCGACAAGGACCTGCGCTGCCCCAACCACCAGCACTGCCCCGCCCAGATGCTCGACCGGGTCTTCCACGTCGCGGGGCGTGGCGCCTTCGACATCGAAGGCCTGGGCAGCGAGGCCGCCGCGGCTCTCCTGGAGGCCGGGGTCATCGCCGACGAGGGCGACGTCTTCGACCTCGACGAGACCAAGCTCCTGAAGGCGCCGCTGTTCACCCGGGCCCCGAAGAAGGGGGAGGGCGAGCACCCCGTCCTCAGCGCCAACGGGGCGCGGCTGCTGGCCAACCTCGAGGCGTCGAAGGACGTCCCGCTGTGGCGGGTGCTGGTGGCGCTGTCGATCCGCCACGTCGGTCCCACGGCGGCGCGGGCGCTGGCCCAGGAGTTCGGCTCGGTGGACGCGCTGCGCGCGGCGAGCCAGGAGCAGCTGGCGGCGGCCGACGGGGTCGGGCCGACCATCGCCGAGGCCGTCATCGAGTGGTTCGGCGTCGAGTGGCACGTCGCCATCGTCGAGTCCTGGGCGGCGGCCGGCGTCCGCATGGCCGACGAGCGCGACGAGTCGACCCCGCGGGTGCTGGAGGGTCTGTCCGTGGTCGTCACCGGCTCGCTGCCCGGCTTCAGCCGGGACGAGGCCAAGGAGGCGATCCTCGCCCGTGGCGGCAAGGCCGCCTCCTCGGTGTCGAAGAACACCGCCTTCGTCGTGGTCGGCGACTCCCCGGGCTCGAAGTACGACAAGGCCGTGTCCCTCAAGGTGCCGGTGCTCGACGAGGACGGCTTCCGGGTGCTGCTCGACCAGGGTCCCGACGCGGCGCGTGAGGTCGCCCAGGTGCCGCCGGAGGACTGA
- a CDS encoding TetR/AcrR family transcriptional regulator, which produces MPTTTAGSDTARPRVTGEREAEILDACVGELLENGYDRLTMDAVAKRARAGKATLYRRWQSKQSLVVDAVIRSKAMNEQDVPDTGSLRGDLLALWSRGRPGGPGGPGGPGADGSRVLGVVITAMQTDEEFAADFRARFLAPKIATTTAIYRRAHERGELRPDADPSLLGPALAGILLHRALVLGEPVTPAAVERVLDHIVLPAATGHFPSPTPPSALTRSTTHPVTTQETP; this is translated from the coding sequence ATGCCGACCACGACCGCCGGCTCCGACACCGCGCGTCCCCGCGTGACCGGGGAGCGCGAGGCCGAGATCCTCGACGCCTGCGTCGGCGAGCTGCTGGAGAACGGCTACGACCGGCTGACCATGGACGCCGTCGCGAAGCGGGCCCGCGCCGGCAAGGCGACGCTGTACCGCCGCTGGCAGTCCAAGCAGAGCCTCGTCGTCGACGCCGTCATCCGCTCCAAGGCCATGAACGAGCAGGACGTGCCCGACACCGGAAGCCTGCGGGGCGACCTGCTCGCGCTCTGGTCGCGCGGGCGCCCGGGAGGACCGGGGGGCCCGGGGGGCCCGGGGGCCGACGGCAGCCGCGTCCTCGGCGTCGTGATCACCGCGATGCAGACCGACGAGGAGTTCGCCGCCGACTTCCGCGCCCGGTTCCTCGCCCCCAAGATCGCCACCACCACCGCGATCTACCGCCGTGCCCACGAGCGCGGGGAGCTGCGTCCCGACGCCGACCCGAGCCTCCTCGGTCCGGCGCTCGCCGGGATCCTGCTGCACCGCGCACTCGTGCTCGGCGAGCCCGTCACCCCGGCTGCGGTCGAGCGCGTCCTCGACCACATCGTCCTGCCGGCCGCCACCGGACACTTCCCGTCCCCGACGCCCCCCAGCGCCCTGACCCGCTCCACGACCCACCCCGTGACCACGCAGGAGACCCCGTGA
- a CDS encoding MFS transporter produces MTTTDPATGPSGPAGAEQPRATSHGGLALALICIAQLMVVLDATITNIALPYIQADLAFSANALPWIITTYALAFGGFLLLGGRCGDLFGRRRAFVFGLVLFAVASLVGGFAENEAMLLGSRAAQGLGAAFASPNALALITTTFEPGPRRSRAFAVYAMMSGLGAAVGLLLGGWLTGMDLSVLGTDVSGWRLTFFINVPIGVAAALLAPAVLTESDRHAGRLDVPGAVTATTGLLSLVYGITRAGDQDHGWGDPWTLAAIGTGVALLVLFALVERGVSQPMLPGRILASRDRLSAYAVMMFVPAAMFAMFFFLTLILQNVMGESPMTTGLMFLPFSVTMIIAATQVSRLVQRVDPGKLAGTGAVIAAVAVFGMSRLPYDDRVTSLGVDIDYWVDVFPFVVLMPIGMALVFIPMTMSVVHGVSPRDSGIASGVLNTMQQVGGALGLAFLSTMAFNATAGKTEEICGALAARGEQCSPGDPALLGVTFTHGAEVGFLVASGMLLLAGVIAFTFNRIRHEDLASGHTAAPAPAAH; encoded by the coding sequence GTGACCACCACCGACCCCGCCACCGGGCCCTCCGGGCCCGCCGGCGCCGAGCAGCCGCGCGCCACCAGCCACGGCGGCCTCGCCCTGGCCCTGATCTGCATCGCGCAGCTGATGGTCGTCCTCGACGCCACCATCACCAACATCGCGCTGCCCTACATCCAGGCCGACCTCGCCTTCTCGGCCAACGCCCTGCCGTGGATCATCACCACCTACGCGCTGGCCTTCGGCGGCTTCCTGCTGCTGGGCGGTCGCTGCGGCGACCTCTTCGGCCGACGCCGCGCCTTCGTCTTCGGCCTCGTGCTCTTCGCGGTGGCCTCCCTGGTCGGCGGATTCGCGGAGAACGAGGCCATGCTGCTCGGCTCCCGCGCCGCCCAGGGCCTGGGCGCGGCCTTCGCCTCGCCGAACGCGCTGGCGCTGATCACCACCACCTTCGAGCCCGGCCCGCGCCGCAGCCGCGCCTTCGCCGTCTACGCGATGATGTCCGGCCTCGGAGCGGCCGTCGGCCTGCTGCTCGGCGGCTGGCTGACCGGGATGGACCTCTCCGTCCTCGGCACGGACGTCAGCGGGTGGCGCCTGACCTTCTTCATCAACGTGCCGATCGGTGTGGCCGCGGCGCTCCTCGCCCCCGCGGTGCTCACCGAGAGCGACCGCCACGCCGGCCGACTCGACGTCCCCGGAGCGGTCACCGCGACCACCGGGCTGCTGTCGCTGGTCTACGGCATCACCCGCGCCGGCGACCAGGACCACGGCTGGGGCGACCCCTGGACGCTGGCCGCGATCGGCACCGGCGTCGCGCTCCTGGTCCTCTTCGCCCTCGTCGAGCGCGGGGTGTCCCAGCCGATGCTGCCGGGCCGCATCCTCGCCAGTCGCGACCGGCTCTCGGCGTACGCCGTGATGATGTTCGTGCCCGCCGCGATGTTCGCGATGTTCTTCTTCCTGACCCTCATCCTGCAGAACGTCATGGGCGAGAGCCCGATGACCACCGGCCTGATGTTCCTGCCGTTCAGCGTCACGATGATCATCGCCGCCACGCAGGTCTCACGCCTGGTGCAGCGCGTCGACCCGGGCAAGCTCGCCGGCACCGGCGCGGTCATCGCGGCGGTCGCGGTGTTCGGCATGAGCCGCCTGCCGTACGACGACCGCGTCACCTCGCTGGGCGTCGACATCGACTACTGGGTGGACGTCTTCCCGTTCGTGGTCCTCATGCCGATCGGCATGGCGCTGGTGTTCATCCCGATGACGATGAGCGTCGTCCACGGTGTCTCGCCGCGCGACTCGGGCATCGCCTCGGGCGTGCTCAACACCATGCAGCAGGTCGGCGGCGCGCTCGGGCTGGCGTTCCTGTCGACGATGGCCTTCAACGCCACCGCGGGCAAGACCGAGGAGATCTGCGGGGCGCTGGCCGCCCGGGGCGAGCAGTGCTCCCCCGGCGACCCCGCCCTGCTGGGCGTGACCTTCACCCACGGCGCCGAGGTCGGCTTCCTGGTCGCCTCCGGGATGCTGCTGCTGGCGGGCGTCATCGCCTTCACCTTCAACCGCATCCGCCACGAGGACCTCGCCTCGGGCCACACGGCCGCGCCGGCACCCGCCGCGCACTGA
- a CDS encoding methionine synthase, protein MTRASGVGSHPGEDQRAYDDAVEVVLADLPDPAGLTYVPEVPGRGAPAGMVGRTLALLDGLGVDLQPAGWRVTDAPGIDHRRAVSLLGQDLDTVEERLQGFTGVLKLQVTGPWTLAATVERPRGDRVLADHGLRRELAQSLAAGLDDHLAATQRRVPGATLLLQVDEPALPAVLAGQVPTASGFHRHRTVDAPAAAPLLDDVLGAAHDAGLETLVHCCADDVPFDLLGRVGDGRVGLSVDLDRLDAAAYDEVAAALEADRWTFLGAVPSTRPETEPTVGDVVRRVERLLDMLGLEPTDRLVLTPACGLAGADPRWARTALRLCAEAARQLS, encoded by the coding sequence GTGACGCGCGCCAGCGGCGTCGGTTCCCACCCCGGCGAGGACCAGCGGGCGTACGACGACGCCGTCGAGGTGGTGCTGGCCGACCTGCCCGACCCGGCCGGTCTCACCTACGTGCCCGAGGTGCCCGGACGCGGCGCTCCCGCCGGCATGGTCGGGCGCACGCTGGCGCTGCTCGACGGGCTCGGGGTCGACCTCCAGCCCGCGGGCTGGCGCGTCACCGACGCCCCCGGCATCGACCACCGCCGCGCCGTCTCGCTGCTGGGTCAGGACCTCGACACCGTCGAGGAGCGGCTCCAGGGGTTCACAGGCGTGCTCAAGCTGCAGGTCACCGGCCCCTGGACGTTGGCTGCCACGGTCGAGCGCCCGCGCGGCGACCGGGTGCTGGCCGACCACGGCCTGCGTCGCGAGCTGGCGCAGTCGCTGGCCGCCGGCCTCGACGACCACCTGGCGGCGACGCAACGACGGGTCCCCGGTGCCACCCTGCTGCTGCAGGTCGACGAGCCCGCGCTGCCCGCGGTGCTGGCCGGCCAGGTGCCCACCGCCTCCGGCTTCCACCGCCACCGCACCGTCGACGCCCCGGCCGCCGCGCCGCTGCTCGACGACGTGCTCGGCGCCGCCCACGACGCCGGCCTCGAGACGCTGGTGCACTGCTGCGCCGACGACGTGCCCTTCGACCTGCTGGGCCGGGTCGGCGACGGACGGGTCGGGCTGTCGGTCGACCTCGACCGCCTCGACGCCGCGGCGTACGACGAGGTGGCCGCCGCCCTGGAGGCCGACCGCTGGACGTTCCTCGGCGCGGTGCCCTCGACGCGACCGGAGACCGAGCCGACCGTCGGCGACGTCGTGCGCCGGGTCGAGCGGCTGCTCGACATGCTCGGGTTGGAGCCCACCGACCGGCTCGTCCTCACCCCGGCCTGTGGCCTGGCCGGTGCGGACCCGCGGTGGGCCCGCACCGCCCTGCGGCTGTGCGCCGAGGCTGCCCGCCAGCTCTCCTGA
- the mnmA gene encoding tRNA 2-thiouridine(34) synthase MnmA translates to MKVVAAMSGGVDSAVAAARAVEAGHEVTGIHLALSRNPASHRAGARGCCTIEDANDARRAADVLGIPFYVWDLSERFHADVVQDFEEEYLAGRTPNPCLRCNEKIKFAAVLDRARALGFDAVATGHYARVVEAADGTVEMHRAEDAGKDQSYVLGVLTQDQLRHSLFPLGDTPKPQVRAEAERRGLLVADKPDSHDICFIADGDTAGWLREKVGDRAGHREGTFVDHGTGEVVGTHSGSYAFTVGQRRGLRLGTPAPDGRPRFVLDIEPVSGTVTVGPREALTVDRVHGRSARWCGQPPVGTLEGTVQLRAHGSEHRARVGVDGDEVVIDLLDPAQGIAPGQSAVVYQGTRVVGSCTITATARVGADAPVSPA, encoded by the coding sequence CTGAAGGTGGTCGCCGCCATGTCGGGGGGCGTCGACTCCGCGGTCGCGGCCGCCCGTGCGGTGGAGGCCGGCCACGAGGTCACCGGCATCCACCTGGCGCTGTCGCGCAACCCGGCCAGCCACCGCGCCGGCGCCCGTGGCTGCTGCACGATCGAGGACGCCAACGACGCCCGCCGGGCCGCCGACGTGCTCGGGATCCCCTTCTACGTCTGGGACCTGAGCGAGCGCTTCCACGCCGACGTGGTGCAGGACTTCGAGGAGGAGTACCTCGCCGGGCGCACCCCGAACCCCTGCCTGCGCTGCAACGAGAAGATCAAGTTCGCCGCCGTGCTCGACCGCGCCCGCGCGCTCGGCTTCGACGCTGTGGCGACCGGTCACTACGCCCGCGTCGTCGAGGCGGCCGACGGCACCGTGGAGATGCACCGGGCGGAGGACGCCGGCAAGGACCAGTCCTACGTGCTGGGCGTGCTGACCCAGGATCAGCTGCGGCACTCGCTGTTCCCGCTGGGCGACACCCCGAAGCCCCAGGTGCGCGCGGAGGCGGAGCGGCGCGGCCTGCTGGTGGCCGACAAGCCCGACAGCCACGACATCTGCTTCATCGCCGACGGCGACACCGCGGGCTGGCTGCGCGAGAAGGTCGGCGACCGTGCCGGCCACCGCGAGGGCACCTTCGTCGACCACGGCACCGGCGAGGTCGTGGGGACCCACTCCGGCTCCTACGCGTTCACCGTCGGTCAGCGGCGTGGTCTGCGGCTCGGCACCCCGGCCCCGGACGGCCGGCCCCGGTTCGTGCTGGACATCGAGCCGGTGAGCGGCACCGTCACCGTCGGTCCGCGCGAGGCGCTGACGGTCGACCGCGTGCACGGCCGCTCCGCACGCTGGTGCGGGCAGCCGCCGGTCGGCACGCTGGAGGGCACGGTGCAGCTGCGCGCGCACGGCTCCGAGCACCGCGCCCGCGTGGGCGTCGACGGCGACGAGGTCGTCATCGACCTGCTCGACCCGGCCCAGGGCATCGCACCCGGCCAGTCGGCCGTGGTCTACCAGGGCACCCGGGTGGTCGGCTCCTGCACGATCACCGCGACGGCCCGGGTCGGGGCCGACGCGCCCGTGTCGCCGGCGTGA
- a CDS encoding cysteine desulfurase family protein, producing MTETTPHVYLDHAATTPMVPEAVEVMVDLLARTGNANSLHGSGRAARKVVEESRERIAAALGARPSEVVFTSGGTEADNLAVKGITWTRRREDPARDRVLCPATEHHAVLDPVGWLGEHDGTRVVWLDVDRQGRVDLDGLATRLDEDPGSVALVTVMWANNEVGTLQPVAEVVALAARHGVPVHTDAVQAVGAVPVDFAASGVDALTLTAHKLGGPYGVGALLVRRDLSPTPLLHGGGQERSVRSGTIDVPAIAAFATATELAVKRQVEHAARVAGLRDDLVSRVGAALPDVRLNGDPVDRLPGNAHLSFPGCEGDSLLMLLDHRGIEVSTGSACSAGVPQPSHVLLAMGRDEAEARSSLRLSLGHTSTAADVDAVVDALVPAVERARVAGL from the coding sequence ATGACCGAGACCACCCCGCACGTCTACCTCGACCACGCGGCGACCACGCCCATGGTGCCGGAGGCCGTCGAGGTGATGGTCGATCTCCTGGCTCGCACGGGCAACGCCAACAGCCTGCACGGGTCCGGGCGAGCGGCGCGCAAGGTCGTCGAGGAGTCGCGGGAGCGGATCGCGGCCGCCCTGGGGGCGCGCCCCAGCGAGGTCGTGTTCACCTCCGGCGGGACCGAGGCCGACAACCTGGCCGTCAAGGGCATCACCTGGACGCGCCGCCGCGAGGACCCGGCGCGCGACCGCGTGCTCTGCCCGGCCACCGAGCACCACGCGGTGCTCGACCCGGTGGGGTGGCTCGGCGAGCACGACGGCACCCGCGTGGTGTGGCTCGACGTGGACCGCCAGGGCCGCGTGGACCTCGACGGGCTCGCGACGCGCCTCGACGAGGACCCCGGCTCGGTCGCTCTCGTCACCGTCATGTGGGCCAACAACGAGGTCGGCACCCTCCAACCGGTCGCCGAGGTGGTCGCGCTCGCGGCCCGGCACGGCGTACCGGTGCACACCGACGCCGTCCAGGCCGTCGGCGCGGTGCCGGTGGACTTCGCCGCCAGCGGCGTCGACGCGCTGACCCTGACCGCGCACAAGCTCGGCGGGCCGTACGGCGTGGGCGCGCTGCTCGTGCGCCGCGACCTGTCGCCGACGCCGTTGCTGCACGGGGGCGGCCAGGAGCGCAGTGTCCGTTCCGGCACCATCGACGTGCCCGCCATCGCGGCCTTCGCCACCGCCACCGAGCTGGCCGTGAAGCGCCAGGTCGAGCACGCCGCGCGCGTCGCCGGCCTGCGCGACGACCTGGTCAGCCGCGTGGGAGCCGCGCTGCCCGACGTGCGGCTGAACGGCGACCCGGTCGACCGGCTGCCGGGCAACGCCCACCTCAGCTTCCCCGGCTGCGAGGGCGACTCCCTGCTCATGCTGCTCGACCACCGCGGCATCGAGGTCTCGACCGGCTCGGCCTGCTCCGCCGGGGTGCCGCAGCCCAGCCACGTGCTGCTCGCGATGGGCCGCGACGAGGCCGAGGCGCGCAGCTCGCTCCGGCTGTCGCTGGGGCACACGAGCACCGCCGCCGACGTCGACGCGGTCGTCGACGCCCTCGTCCCCGCCGTGGAGCGGGCCCGGGTGGCGGGCCTGTGA